In Caballeronia sp. SBC1, the DNA window ACTAGCTCGATCGAATGCAGGACCGAAGGATACGGTTCGGCCATTGTCGAACCCGTCATTCGTCTTGGCATGACTGACGTCGCCAAACCAATGGGACTCCTCGCCTGCCGGGTAAAAACATCTCTGCGCAATGCTGCGCTCATCTGCGCCGCGTTTAGCCCCTGCTTGATATCGGGCTGCGCACTGACCGTGATTTCCGCTGTCGATGCAGCCGGGTCGGTCGTACAAGCCGGCATGAGCATTGCGTCGATCCACTCGTCACCCACCGTCATCAATGGCGATAAGGCGTCGCTTCACGCTGTTTGCATCGAGTGGAATTCCATGGTCCCCGTTGGCGACTTTGTCCCGGCCTTGCAATACGCGTTGCATAAACGCGGGGTGGAGTCGACCGTGTATGCACCAGGAACCTCACCACCCGGTTGCGAAGCGACACTCGTATACAGCGCGGCCACGGATTGGGGGCACCGGACATTTACCGACGGATACACCGAGTACCTCTCTGCCATCAACCTCACGTTGATCCAACGCGGGAAGATCGTGGTCGCTGCCAGCTACGCGACAAGCGGCGCCAAGCTCGACCGCTTCGCGAGCACGGCGACCAAGGTCACGGCACTCATCGACAAGATGGTGGTTGCAACGTCGGATTGATTAGAGAATGAAGCGCCAATGCGGCCAGAAAGGCCGCGACATCATCCCGAGTCCCGTGAAACGAACCCGGGACTCGCAGGCTCTATAGCGTAGCTCAGGGCGGCCGCTCATGCAGCCCGCTCAGCAGCTAACTCAGGCAACCCGCCCAGGCGGTCTGTCCGCAGGATGCTTCGTGCTGAGCCGGCTTCATGTCAACGTAGCCGGATAGAGCCGAATCCAGCTCCTCCATGGCATCGGGCTGTACGGTGCTGCATTCACCTGCGGCTTCGTCTTCCGTGATACGCGAAACGGCCTTGGAGCTCTTGCCCGCCCGCGACGGCGGCTGGCAACTACCGCACACCTCGCCGTGCGCCGCGTCTTGCTTGCGCGTGACGAACTTGCCAGTGCAGGTGCAGCATCGGGTCAACTGCAGGATGCCGGCGTCGAAGAAACGCACGAGCGTCCAGGCGCGCGTGAAGCTTAGCATGATGTAGCTGCCATGACGCTCACAATGCTCGAGATAAAGCTTATAGCCCTTTGTCAATGCATCGAAATGCGAACAGCCCGCAAGATCCCTCAGGAATCTATAGATGTTGTAGAAGAGCGATGCATGAATATTCGGTGCCCATGTCAGGAACCAGTCGACCGAGAACGGCAACATGCCCTTCGGCGGTGACACGCCCTTTACTTCCTGATAAAGGCGAATCATGCGGTCACGGGAGAGGTTGACTTCGCTTTCCAGCACCTGAATACGTGCGCCGAGTTCGATCAGGATGGCCGCCCGCATCACGTCTTGAGCGTCTTCAGTAATGCTTTTCTTCGCCATTGGCGTAATCCTCTTCTTATACGAACTGCTCGACTGCTGCATTGGCTAGCGCTATAGCACTGAGCCCAAAGATTCAAGCCTGCGAACCACGAACTCGCAAGAACGCCTCAGCGCTCGGAGTCCGCACTTGAGCCGGATTGTGCGTAATCAGGGTGCCGGCGAGATCGACTACCTGATCCTCATGCGCCCGAAGTCCCAGGAGGAAAAACATAAGCAGAACCCCGGACATAAAGCCGACTGCACCACCGATTAACAACATGCTCCCTCCGCAAATTTTACAGAGCTCAAAAATAGATCGTCGATCAATTGATCGTTTGACGAAGACGACGAGGTTAGGAGCAGCGTCACATTGTATTGGTAACGATCTGCTCTGAATCGAATGATCCTCTATTCCTCTCAAGCAAATTGCGTGAAAAAGACAAGCCTTTGCCCTAAGGCTTACGGAATATTTCTTTTAGTTTCCTGTCCTTTCGAATACGCATGCGTTTACTTTCCCTATTTGAATAAATGCGGCGAAATTATTTATAAGATTCAGGAAGGACTTGGCGAACGCGCATGTTGCTCGGCGTTTCAGCGCTAGCGAAAGTGCGCAATCATAACCCTGCAAATTGACGAATCAATGTGAGGGGATCCTGGACATGGCCAGCGGCTAGTGTCTAAGTTGGGATCAATGCAGATGCAACGAAGGACGCTTGAGTACTTCGTGACACCCGTGCGCCATTCAATCCACTTGCACCCACGAAAATGATCAGCAGTGTTGCTAAGTTTGCCACCTGTCGACGGTGAAGTTGTCTTGTCATTTCTTAATCGACTTCCGCTTAGTGAAGTCCTACTCGATAATCATGAAACAACTTACCCAAACTCTCCTTCTCGCAAGCGTCCTGGCAACCAGTGCAGGCAGCGCAGTCGCCCAAAGCACTTCGCCGTCGAACCCGGATAGCGGCCGCTTTGGCCACGAAGGGTTCGGACCGAATTTTGCGGTAGTGAACGATCTACAGCATTTGCAAAGGCTATATGACCTGAACGGCCGGGAAAGCGAGATGAGGGATATCTACCACGACGTCCTGCTAAAGACGCAGATCCCGGAGATCCGCCAATATGTCTATGAAGCACTGGCGCGCAATCTGCTCCGCCCGACCAATGTGGACCAGGCGATCACGACCATTCGCACGAGCCTGGATGAAGATCTGAGCACGCTGGCGAAACATCCGTGCGCACCGTGAAGAGCGCGCCCCGGCCAAGAGCCGGCACTGAAACGGCTGCGGTCCTCGGTGCTGTTCCCGGATGGGTTAAGCCTATGGGGAAAGATAACCGGCAGTCTTGTCTTCCGGTCGAAATGATCCGGCGAAAGACGCTGGTTTAAGGTGGCTTAAGGCGATCAGAGTTGATGCCGAAATGCTTGGTACCGGCAAACTGGGCGCCAACACCGACGGCTAACCTCGCGGGATCAGAACGTCAGCACGCTAAGAAACATTCGCTGCAGCCAGCCCACCGTAGTTGAGTCGGCGAGCATGCCGACACCTGCCTGCTCAATACGCGCATTGGCAACCTTGCTGGACGATACGTAGTTTCCAACCTCGATGTCCTTAGGATTCACGATACCCGACAACCGCAAGCGATCGCGGTTCTGGTTCATCGCAATGATCTTGTCCCCCGCAACCACAAGATTCCCAGTCGGCAGCGTCGCGATAACCGACACCGCCAGCGTCCCCGTCATTCCAGTCGTGTTCGACACAGCCCCCTGCCCTTTGAACGTCGTGCTAGCGGACCCAATGTTAAACAGCTTGGCCAGGCGCGCCGCTGCGCCGCTGGATTGATCCGCGGCTTGCGCGCTGATGTCGCTCGAACGGTTAGCTGACGCATCGCCGCTGTTATTGGCCGAATAGGACTCCGAGAGACGAATCGTCAATACGTCGCCCACGTGTTGCGCGCGAGGCGTTTCGTACAAGGCTAGCGTGTTGCCACCCTGGAAGATCGCGCCCCCGGTTTCAATATTCAACGGACTTGAGACCACGACCGGCGCGAACGTCGGCATATCGACGATAGAATTCGAGCCGCCTGAGCATCCGGCTAACGAAACCATGCCGCTAGCCAGAATCGCAAACTTTAACGAGTTCATGTTTTCAATGGTTCGCCAGATTAAGGTTCTTGGTCACGTGCAGCACGACCAAATAATAGCCAGCGTCTGGATTGCCGACTTGCTGCCAAGCCCTAAGCCGTGCTCGCCCGCGTATCACGTCGAGCGGCGAGTGGCGAGCGGCGAGCGGCGAGCGGCGAGCGGCGAGCGGCGAGCGGCGAGCGGCGAGTGGAGCGTAGGACTTGGTCAATCGATGGCGTCGGCGCATGTATCAAACGGCGCGGCGGCCGCATGACCCACGCCAGGCACGATCTTAAGCGTGGCCGATGCCAGGCGGCACGGCAGCGCAGCCACCGCGCAACCTTCCATTGGCAATATGACCACGCCTGCCATCAGGCAGGCCACCAGCCGCACGTGGCGTTTATAAGACTGCAAATTGAACATAAATAAGACCGCTACCTTTTCAGACGCTGGTGTTGATGCGTGTGCCAATCAAGCCATTCGACGGCAGCGTTGGGGGAGTCGCCTGCTCAATCGGCAGCGACGGCGAATCGGTTTTGGCGCTATTGCCGGCTGCGCTGCCCGAGCTGCCGCCGGTCGGGCGCATGGTTGTCGGCGCAATACGTTCTGCGGGGCTATAGCTGTTAACATTCATGATCAGGCTCGCTTTCAATAAAGATGAAGGGATCGAGGCAGCGTCAAGGTAGCCCCACGGCAGACTTGAACACATGCCAGGTCGCTAGAACTCTCTTTCGACATTGAATGATCACGCTTAACGGCTAGCGTTGATTAATGAAAGATCACCGCTTTTTCTCGACTCCTTACCAGCACTTACCGCACGGTCTCAACCGCATTTAATGCTAGGGCCCAACGCGCGCTGCCGATGAGCATTTGCCACTAGAAATCCTAGATCTTCACGTCGACTACCAGTCCGACCGGATTCCATCTGACGCCCTTGGTCTCTTCGCTCAAACCATCCAGAACATCCGCTAACGGCACCTCTCCCGCGTTGCCGTCAGGCGCCACGTAGGATTGCAACGCGGTGTCGAGGGTGCTGACGGCTCCGACAATTGTGGTGCTTTCGTTCGCACCATCATCACTGCCCGAGGTGGGTCCAAGGGGGTCGTCGAGCTGCCAGTCCCAGGTGTCGGCTGGACTATCGCGCTCCACGGAGGTAGACCGGACAGTTTTCGCAAGCTCTTCTATGGAAGAGCCGAGATCGACATAGGCTGATGTCACCTGGTCCGTTGGTGCAGCATCGCCCTCTTGCTGAGCGGGTGCATTGAGGCCGTGCTGCAAGACAAGCGCCTGATACAGCGCCACCAGAAATTGCTTGCCTGCGCCTTGGTTCGCCTCCCCGCGCGCCTGGGATTCTGCGGTGGTGCCCGAGTTTGAAACGGACTCAGTGTCCGTAGACACAAACCCGCTTGGGTCGATCCCCATGCGTTGCAACGTAAGCTTGAGCGCCGCCATCAAGACGTCTCCGCTTCCTGACGATGTCGCCGACGGCCGTTCAGGAAGCGCGCTGCCGGACACACCGGACGATGGCTTGGCCGTGCTGTCGGAAAAATCCGAAGATGAAATTGACATGCTGGAATCGAGTGCCATGGTGTCTCTCGGTTAGTTGTTACGTGATGCGAATCGGCTTCATAGAGCAGGTTCGCAGTGCTGCGTACGTTTGAGCGGCGAGTGCACGGATTCATTCGCCCAGACGTCATATCGACCCGGCAAGCAGAAATCTGTAGCGTTGGAAAGGCGGGGTAAGAAGCCGAAGCTGGCTAGCTTGCGTGCAGTCCTATGGACTAAGCGATGTTGGCATAGGTAATGAAATGCCCGGTAACGATGTTATTACTTTCCGCTTAAGCATTAGCTTGCAAGGGGTGAGATTTTTATGCTTTCCCGAGCATTTAATGCAAGTAAATTGACTAGGCGATCAGCCAATTTATGACTTGTTTTCCTAA includes these proteins:
- the flhC gene encoding flagellar transcriptional regulator FlhC, whose translation is MAKKSITEDAQDVMRAAILIELGARIQVLESEVNLSRDRMIRLYQEVKGVSPPKGMLPFSVDWFLTWAPNIHASLFYNIYRFLRDLAGCSHFDALTKGYKLYLEHCERHGSYIMLSFTRAWTLVRFFDAGILQLTRCCTCTGKFVTRKQDAAHGEVCGSCQPPSRAGKSSKAVSRITEDEAAGECSTVQPDAMEELDSALSGYVDMKPAQHEASCGQTAWAGCLS
- a CDS encoding flagellar basal body L-ring protein FlgH, producing MNSLKFAILASGMVSLAGCSGGSNSIVDMPTFAPVVVSSPLNIETGGAIFQGGNTLALYETPRAQHVGDVLTIRLSESYSANNSGDASANRSSDISAQAADQSSGAAARLAKLFNIGSASTTFKGQGAVSNTTGMTGTLAVSVIATLPTGNLVVAGDKIIAMNQNRDRLRLSGIVNPKDIEVGNYVSSSKVANARIEQAGVGMLADSTTVGWLQRMFLSVLTF
- a CDS encoding DUF6726 family protein encodes the protein MFNLQSYKRHVRLVACLMAGVVILPMEGCAVAALPCRLASATLKIVPGVGHAAAAPFDTCADAID